The Chloroflexota bacterium region CCCGCCTCGCAGGCCCGCGCCATCGCGTCCTCGTGCTCCCGTTCGACGGCCGAGTAGGGTATCTGGAAGGCGTCGAACACGCCCAGGCCGATCTGGTCGGGCAGGTTGGGCAGCGTGCCGGACATGCCCAGGAAGCGGATCTTGCCCTCGCGCTGCAGGTCCAGCAGCGCCTCCACGGCGCCGTGCTGCTCCAGCACTGACGGGGACGGGCTGGCGTGGAACTGCACCAGGTCAAGATGGTCCGTGTTCATCCGGCGCAGGCTCTGCTCGACGCCGGCGACGATGTTCTTGCGCGTGAAGACGTGGGGGAATCGCCCGCCCGTCAGCGCCGCGTCCGCGGGAGGCTCGCTGTCGCCGGCCCAGCAGCCGCACTTGGACGCCAGGAAGTACTCGTTCCGGCGGTGCGGGATGTACCGGCCGATGAGCTCCTCGCTCACGCCGTAGTCGATGGACGTGTCGATCATGTTGATCCCGCCGTCCAGCGCCGCGTTCAGGATGCGCCCGGCCTCCTCCGGGTCGATGTCCCGGCCGCGCGGCGCGCCCCGCAGCTCCATCGCGCCGTAGGCCAGCGCCGTAACCTCGTATCCGGTGCGCCCCAGGGTCCGTTTCACAATGTCCGCCATCTAGTCCTCCCTTTCGTTTGTGATCTCTCTCAACGCTTCCTGAAAAAGCTCAGACTCCGGCCAACGCTCCAGCAGCCGCTGCAAGACGGGCGCCGCCCGCTGTTCCCGAAACCCCATCAGTTGCCCCACCACTACTTGCGCTATGCCCGGCGAGGTAAAGGGATACCTGTCACGGGAGACAACGTGCGCAAGTCCGTCCAGCATATTCAGCAGCGCGAGCCTGACCTCCTCCGTGTCGGGCGACT contains the following coding sequences:
- a CDS encoding aldo/keto reductase translates to MADIVKRTLGRTGYEVTALAYGAMELRGAPRGRDIDPEEAGRILNAALDGGINMIDTSIDYGVSEELIGRYIPHRRNEYFLASKCGCWAGDSEPPADAALTGGRFPHVFTRKNIVAGVEQSLRRMNTDHLDLVQFHASPSPSVLEQHGAVEALLDLQREGKIRFLGMSGTLPNLPDQIGLGVFDAFQIPYSAVEREHEDAMARACEAGAGVIVRGGVAKGDPDGGGHGGDRWALWDKANLNELLEGMTRTQFMLRYTISNPSMHTTIVGTANADHLADNLRTAELGPLPPDVYAEAQRRLSEAE